The genomic stretch TTGGTGTGGCGAGAATGAGGGGCCCGAAACGACCAACACGCGATGAGTTTGAATTAGAGGAGCTAGGAGGGCGTCTGGCAGAAGCTCATCAAGAAGAAACAGAACTGCGGCTTATTGTGTGGAACCAGGAGGAGTCGGTGAAAGGGAAGATCATCACTATTGACTCACGTACAAAGTTAGTGCACCTCCAATATAACGGAGAGGTAACTAAAGTGCCGTTTATAGATATAATGAAAGTGGAGAACTCACAATGAGTTCTCCACATTTTTAATTAGAACGACAAATGAACGACAATTATATATTTTACAACAATTAATTAGAAGAGAAAGTTCTAAAACTCCGCTATTTATAAGGCTTTTAAACAACAAATCGGAGCCCTATCACTAGGGCTCCTATTCATGGGAGAGGAGAAACCGGACGAAGAGCTTATGGGGAAACGTAAGTCTTCTCCGCGGTTGTCTACGACATCTTGCGACGCCGATAAATACATTTTGTCCGGATAATTGGAAAATATACATGATACATCCTTGGAATTTTAAGGAGTATTTTTTGTAAGTGAAATTACTGCCTATTTATCGACAGGCTTCTACTTTATTATGAAAGGGTTTCTATGGTACGATAGGCGGGAATGAGATAGAAGGGGGCAATTGCAGTGAGAGTCATTGCAGGCGAGGCCAAGGGCCGCACGCTGAAGGCTGTGCCTGGCATGAACACGAGACCGACAACGGATAAGGTAAAGGAAGCTGTTTTTAGCATGATCGGACCTTACTTTGACGGTGGAATGGCACTGGACCTGTTCGCAGGTACGGGAGGATTAGGCATTGAGGCTTGGAGCAGAGGTATTGAAAAAACAGTTTTTATTGATCGTGAGAAAATAAGCGTTGACACGATTAAACAAAATGTACAAACGGTGAATATGGGCAGCGCCGCTGAGATTTATAGGAATGATGCAGAGCGTGCATTGAAAGCGCTAGCGAAGCGGGGACAGAGGTTCCGGCTTGTTTTTCTTGATCCGCCATACAAAATGATTTCGATGGATAGTCTGATGGCTCAGCTCGTGGAAAATCAACTGCTTGAGCAGGATGCAATTATAGTAGTAGAGCATGACGCAGCCCACTTATATCCGGAGCAGCTGGAGCATTTTGAACAGTTGAAGCATTCTAAATACGGAGATATCGCCGTGTCCATTTACCACTATTACAATTCAGTCAGCCACGACGGGGGAGAAACCGATGTCCATGAATAAAAAAGAGCGAGTAGCCGTATATCCAGGTACCTTTGATCCAGTTACCTATGGTCATCTGGACATTATCCGCAGGTCAGCGAAACAATTTGATCGGCTCATTGTAGCTGTTTTGAATAATTCAAGTAAAAATCCGCTGTTCAGTGTAGAGGAGCGTAAAGTGCTTCTGACAGAAGTGACCAAGGATATTCCAAATGTGGAGATCGACAGTTTCCGAGATCTGCTCGTCCGCTTCATGAAATCTCGTCAGGCAAATGTCATTATTAGGGGGATACGTTCGGTTACCGATTTTGAATATGAGCTTCAGCTCGCATCAACGAATCATTTGCTTGATGCTGAAATCGATACGATGTTTATGATGACTAACCCGAAATACTCGTATTTAAGCTCTAGCATCGTTAAGGAAATTGCTCAATTTCATGGTGCTGTGCACGAGCTTGTGCCGCCGCTAGTAGAGACTCAATTGCGTGAGAAATATAAGCCGAAGACAGATAAGAACGATTAATAGGACATCATTCTCTATAACTAGCTAAAGCTCTCTACCAGCTCTTCGATAAGGGAGCAGCATTAAGGACAAACCAACTCCCAACAGCACGAGTATTGCACAGGTAGACAAGGAATACTGCCATAATACGGGTAAATCATTTGCTTTATAGGAAAATGCAGCGTACGTGCCTAGTGTTTCTTCGATGGATTCGTAGGCAGCGAGTGTCGGTGCAGCTCCTGGCGCAAGCAAGGGGCGCAGCAGCGTTGTAATGGGCTTCCACAGCAGGATCATAAATAGTGAAGCATGAAGAGCATGGACAATTCTCCACATGATGAACGGAAGCAGCTTAAGATCCGTACCTGTAATGGAATAGCCGGCTTGCAAAATACCGCTGAGTCCGCTCCACGCAAGTACAGCAGCAATCGCTGCAGCATTGCCAAGGGTGCTCGTTCCTGGCCCATCCCATATGGACGCTGCATAAGCGCCCAGGTGACCCTCGAATAAGGCTTGGCTGATAAAGCCTAGGCCTGTATTAGCAAGCAGCGGAGAGAGGAGCGGCTCTGATAGCTTGGCGAGCAAGGCTGCCAGAATCATGAAGCCGCCGATCATCATCAGCTTCTGAACGCTGGCAGAAACGGAATCGCCTAGCGCCTTGCCGAAGCTTCGTCCATCCTGCTCTCTGCCTAGGCGGAGCGCCTCTGCTGCTTGATTAAGGAAGCCGAGCTTCAGTGGAGCGATAGGAGAAATGGACTGCTGCTCTTTACGACTGAACGCAGCCGATAGCAGCATAATCCAGATGGCCGATAGCCAGACTGCTGCTGCTATAATGGCCCCAACAATCGGCTTATGGAGAAAGCCTGCACCAACAACGACAAGCATGAATAAAGGATTTGGCATATGCGCAAGGGCTAGCAATCGCTGGCCCTGTTTTTTGGATACAATGTTTCGTTTGCGCAAGGAGGCTGTTGCTTCAGCACCGCCCGGATACCCTCCCATCCAGCCGATCACGATCGTGAGTGCAGCTTCGCCCGGCAGCTTGAAAATACGACTCATGAGCGGCTGAAAGAGTGATCCAAGAGCGTGCGCTAGGCCAAATGCGGCGATTAGCTCGAATAATACGAGAAATGGCAGTAAACCAGGAAATACGATATTCCACCATACGGTCAATCCTTGCAGGGATGATTTGAAAGCAGCATCTGGTTGCAAAATGATGGAAACAACTAGCAGGATGGACAGGAACGCTAGCAGTACTGTTTTAGCCAATGCTACTCAACTCCTTAATTTCAAAGGGGAAATCATGAATTTAACTTGACCAGAGACAAGCGGTCGGTATGATGAATGGGACAATCCTATACGTTTATTAGTACGCGAGCGTGGTGTGGGTTATACCATATGGATATGGCATATAGTAATTAAGATGGTTTAAGAGATACACCGAGGAAAATGGAAGCTGGAATGGAGGCCTCCGAGTGCAAAAACAACGATCTGAAATACGTAGAGTCGTCCTATATGCGGTAGCTGCTGCGGTGATGATGTGGGTTTTATTGTATGCGCCAACCCCTTATATCGTTTATGAGCCTGGCATTGCTGTTCCAGTTAGGTCTATGGTCGCTATTGAAGAGGGAGATCAGCTTGGGTCTGGTGATTTTTTGCTTACGGCAGTCAAAATGATTGAGCCGAATTTTTTGCTTGCGATTCAGTCGATGTGGAATTCAAGCAGAGAGGTTCATCTCAAGCGGGATGTTCTCAGAGGCTACACGAAGGAGCAATATACAGCAAGAATGTCGGTCAATATGCTGGGCTCGCAAAATAATGCGATCGAAGCGGCATATCGCTATGCAGGCTTGCCATATGGGACGAAGACGGAAGGTATTATCGTATCTGACGTGCTTGCAAAAGGGCAAGAGGCTGCTCACTACTTTGAAGCCGGGGATCAGCTTCTTGGAATAAATGGAAGCTATAGGTTCAGCAGTGTGAAGGATATGCTGGAGACTCTTCGGAATAGCAGTAAGGGTGCGCCTATTGAATTTAATATTGAGCGGGGCAGCAGCAGTCTTAGCCTCGTGTATCCGGCTGATGCGATTTCTTCTCCTCTAACAGATGATGAGCTTCTGGAGGCGCTGGGAATTCAGAGCTTGACAGAGCTGAGGAGCATAGAGCCGGCGGATAGCAATAAGACGCTGCATATAGCAGCTGGTGAAATTGGCGGTCCATCGGCAGGACTTGTCTTCGCGCTTCAGTCTTTGGATCTATTGACGGAAGGTGATTTGTCCGGCGGTGAGCGAATTGCAGCGACGGGTACGTTAACGGCAGACGGAGTTGTCGGGCCGATCGGCGGTATGAAGCAAAAAATTATGATCGCCAGTCAAGAGGGGGCGCAGCTATTTCTAGTACCAGCAGAAAATTACAAGTCAGCCGTGGAAACCGTTAATTCGCTGAAGACAGAGATGGTTGTTGCTAGTGTCAGTACGCTGCAGGAAGCAATGGAACAGATAGAAGCATTTCGTGCAGCGTCCGTAAAATAGCGTTGAGCGATTATTCAATGGTAATAGGCTTGTCCGTGAAGTCACGGAACAACATCCTAGCTGATTCTAGGCCAGGAACTGCCAGACTGTAAAGGCTGCTCGCTTGGGTATCAAGCTCCAAGTATCGATAGGAATCAGGTGCTCTAGCGGCGCTAAGCAGCACTGGAAGCTTGGCGGTGCTTCGCATGCGGCGAAGTATTTGCTTCCCTTTTTCCGTAAAGCCTAGTACTCTTATATATTCAACGCCTGTTGCAAGCTTCTCTGAAGTGAAATCTGCTTTGTGATGCCCGAGTAGAATGGCGAGAAGAGCACGCTGCAGCTTTGTCCGCGTATATCTTTTGGTTTTCAAAGCTTCCAATAGATCATTGAATTGTGTTGATGCCAGCTTAGGCAGCGTTTTTTTTATGCGGTGTTCCAAGCCCTCTGTTATTTCATGCATGCCGGCAAGCTGAGCTGGAGAGCGTGTAACGATCGCATGCAGTAAAGCGCTTGTGAACGGCTCCCAGCTTATTGGACAGTGGCCGGCAAGCCATTCCTGCTGCAAAATGCGAAAGGTGGAGGCAGGCACAAAAGAGCGGACGGCTTCAAGTGAATGCTGCTCAAGCAGCAGCTTGCGAATGGCTGTCGCACTTGCGATTTGTTGATCGGTGACGGTTTCTTGGCTGTACTGTGCTTTCTCACGTGTGATGGTAAATGGTTCCATTTTTCCTTCAAGTCGTTTTAATGCGAGTAAATAATGCAGTGCTAGTGTATGATTAGGAAGTGCAAATGGAAAACTAGCAGCATCGTCAAATCCAAGATTCAACAAATAGGTCGAAATTGCACGGCTATATGCGTTTGGATAGCTGATGCCTGTTTGGAGCAGCTGCATGAGCAATGTTTTGAAGGCTGGAGGCTCCTTTGCGATGATTTCGGCAGCTAGGAGCAGCGGTGCGAGATCTCCGTTCTCTGTGCCGAAGCAGAAGCTGTCCACAACACCTGTCGCTTCAAGCAAGGAAACTGCGCCATAAGCAAACCATTCGGCTGGTTGCGTTGCATATGCCACTGGCAGCTCAATGACGAGATCGCAACCGCCCTCTAGCGCCATCCGGGTCCTTGCCCATTTATCGAGCAGGGCTGGCTCGCCGCGCTGCAGGAAATGGCCGCTCATAACGGCAACGACGGTGTCAGCCTCCGTTATTTTGCGCGATTGCTGCAAATGATACAAATGTCCGTTATGAAACGGGTTGTATTCGACAATGAGTCCGACTGTGCGCATAAGCTTAACCTCTCTTTAGTAAAATGTTGGTTGTTTCACTATAGCATAGAGCAGGTGTTCAATCACGATTTGCTAATAACATTAAGGAAAGCCTTGTGAAAATGTTGACAAAACAGTAGTCTGATAGATATAATAATCTTTGTTTGTTTGGGGTGATCTGATGCAGTTTCATATTCAAGAAACAATGTCCAAAGGCTTGAAAACGACAGTCGACGAAGAGTTGGATGTCAGTGACCTTTTTAAAGGACGCCAAGATGTTTATCGTACGGGACCACTCCGAGTATCGCTTCAGGTAGCCGGACATGAAAGCTTTATTGAGGTTGATGGCAGGCTATCCATTGATTTCGAGCTTGCGTGTGCGCGTTGTCTCGATCCGGTGAAGGATCATACGGTTATTCATTTCTCTGAAATGTTCAAGCTTCCCACGTCTGACGCGGATCGCAATGATGACATGGAAGAGGAAGAGAGTGATTTCATTGAGGTAGATGCGGAAAGACTGGATTTGAGGCCTTATGTGGAAGAAGCGCTTCAACTATTCATGCCTTTTGCTCCGCTTTGCAGCAATGACTGTAAGGGTCTCTGCCCGACATGTGGGCAGAACTTAAATGAGCACAAATGCGACTGCCCTACGGAAAAGATTGATATCCGTTTTGAAGCGCTGAAGGATCTATTTAAGGAATAGTCATGATTGATTGAATATTTGAAGGAGGTGTTAAATATGGCAGTACCTCAGCGTAGAACATCCAAGACTCGCCGTGATAAACGTCGTACGCATTTCAAACTTGCAGTACCGGGCATGGTGAAATGTGAGCAATGCGGAGAGCTTAAATTGGCTCATCACGTATGTAAAGTTTGTGGATATTACAAAACAAAAGAGATCATTTCCCAATAGTGGATTGATGTCGGGGATAGCACTTCATCACTTGATGAGGTGCTATTTTTTTTTGAATTTAAGTCATTTTTGTGATTTTCGACGATTCAATGCGCCTGATATTTGTATGCAACATTGCACTCGGTCGTATTTTTTTATATACTTAATTAGTACCAGGTGATAAGATCGAGCTTCAAAGCTATAGATCAAAGCAGGATGGTCTGACGATATGATCAAAGGTGGTGCCGAAAATCGAACGAATGCCCAAACGGCAGCGGCATCAGCAGCTTGCCCGATATATTGATGAAAATCCCTTTATAACGGATCGGGAGCTTACGCGACTGCTGAAGGTGAGCATCCAGACGATTCGGCTCGACCGCATGGAGCTAGCCATTCCAGAGCTTAGAGAACGGCTGAAGCTAATGGCTGAACGTTCCTACGATTCGGTTCGGTCATTGCCCTTGCACGAGGTCATTGGCGACATTGTCGATCTGGAGCTGGACAAGAGCGGGATATCTGTGTTTGAGATCAGGGAAGAGCATGTCTTCTCGAGAACCGGAATTGCACGCGGTCATCACGTATTTGCACAAGCGAATTCACTGGCAGTTGCTATTATAGATGATGAAATTGCACTTACTGTAACAGCAGATATCAGGTTCATTCGTCCCGTGAAGCTGGGAGAGAAATGTATTGCCAAAGCTTATGTTCGGTCGATCTCGGGCGAGCGCAGCAAGGCAAAGGTTGAGCTGTTTACATATGTTGGAGATGAAATGGTGTTCCAAGGGAACTTTGTAATTTTTCGGTCCGCAGGAGACACAGATACTGAGGGAGGCGACGAACATGCGGATCGCTATTGATGCGATGGGCGGAGATAACGCGCCTGCTTTAATTGTACAAGGGGCACTTGACGCAGCGGCGCAGTGGCCGGATACAGAGCTGCTGCTTGTCGGCGACACTGCTGTTATTGAAACGTTCATGAAAGGACAAAAGCCTGCCAATGTGACGATTTGTCACGCGGATGAGGTGATAGGTCCTGATGACGAGCCCGTGAAAGCAGTGCGCCGTAAAAAAGGAGCGTCTATGGTCGTAGCCGGACAGCTCGTGCGAGAGAAACAGGCGGATGCGATGCTGTCCGCTGGCAACACAGGCGCATTGATGGCCACAGGCCTTCTCGTAGTAGGAAGAATGGATGGCATTGAGCGCCCGGCGTTAGCGCCTATGATGCCTACGATGGATGATGTAGGGATTCTTACGCTGGATTTGGGAGCGAACATGGATGCTAAGCCAGAGCACTTGCTGCAATATGCGATTATGGGCAGCATCTATCGTTCAAAGGTTCATGGACTGGAGAAGCCGAGAGTCGGACTTTTGAATGTGGGTACAGAAGCGATGAAGGGGAATGAGATGTCTAAGGCGGCATTCGCTTTGCTAGAGCAAGCGCCGGTACATTTT from Paenibacillus sp. FSL H8-0548 encodes the following:
- a CDS encoding YolD-like family protein codes for the protein MLPEHKEAIIKKRAVIGVARMRGPKRPTRDEFELEELGGRLAEAHQEETELRLIVWNQEESVKGKIITIDSRTKLVHLQYNGEVTKVPFIDIMKVENSQ
- the rsmD gene encoding 16S rRNA (guanine(966)-N(2))-methyltransferase RsmD, whose translation is MRVIAGEAKGRTLKAVPGMNTRPTTDKVKEAVFSMIGPYFDGGMALDLFAGTGGLGIEAWSRGIEKTVFIDREKISVDTIKQNVQTVNMGSAAEIYRNDAERALKALAKRGQRFRLVFLDPPYKMISMDSLMAQLVENQLLEQDAIIVVEHDAAHLYPEQLEHFEQLKHSKYGDIAVSIYHYYNSVSHDGGETDVHE
- the coaD gene encoding pantetheine-phosphate adenylyltransferase; protein product: MSMNKKERVAVYPGTFDPVTYGHLDIIRRSAKQFDRLIVAVLNNSSKNPLFSVEERKVLLTEVTKDIPNVEIDSFRDLLVRFMKSRQANVIIRGIRSVTDFEYELQLASTNHLLDAEIDTMFMMTNPKYSYLSSSIVKEIAQFHGAVHELVPPLVETQLREKYKPKTDKND
- a CDS encoding nucleoside recognition domain-containing protein translates to MAKTVLLAFLSILLVVSIILQPDAAFKSSLQGLTVWWNIVFPGLLPFLVLFELIAAFGLAHALGSLFQPLMSRIFKLPGEAALTIVIGWMGGYPGGAEATASLRKRNIVSKKQGQRLLALAHMPNPLFMLVVVGAGFLHKPIVGAIIAAAVWLSAIWIMLLSAAFSRKEQQSISPIAPLKLGFLNQAAEALRLGREQDGRSFGKALGDSVSASVQKLMMIGGFMILAALLAKLSEPLLSPLLANTGLGFISQALFEGHLGAYAASIWDGPGTSTLGNAAAIAAVLAWSGLSGILQAGYSITGTDLKLLPFIMWRIVHALHASLFMILLWKPITTLLRPLLAPGAAPTLAAYESIEETLGTYAAFSYKANDLPVLWQYSLSTCAILVLLGVGLSLMLLPYRRAGREL
- a CDS encoding S16 family serine protease, coding for MQKQRSEIRRVVLYAVAAAVMMWVLLYAPTPYIVYEPGIAVPVRSMVAIEEGDQLGSGDFLLTAVKMIEPNFLLAIQSMWNSSREVHLKRDVLRGYTKEQYTARMSVNMLGSQNNAIEAAYRYAGLPYGTKTEGIIVSDVLAKGQEAAHYFEAGDQLLGINGSYRFSSVKDMLETLRNSSKGAPIEFNIERGSSSLSLVYPADAISSPLTDDELLEALGIQSLTELRSIEPADSNKTLHIAAGEIGGPSAGLVFALQSLDLLTEGDLSGGERIAATGTLTADGVVGPIGGMKQKIMIASQEGAQLFLVPAENYKSAVETVNSLKTEMVVASVSTLQEAMEQIEAFRAASVK
- a CDS encoding nucleotidyltransferase; translated protein: MRTVGLIVEYNPFHNGHLYHLQQSRKITEADTVVAVMSGHFLQRGEPALLDKWARTRMALEGGCDLVIELPVAYATQPAEWFAYGAVSLLEATGVVDSFCFGTENGDLAPLLLAAEIIAKEPPAFKTLLMQLLQTGISYPNAYSRAISTYLLNLGFDDAASFPFALPNHTLALHYLLALKRLEGKMEPFTITREKAQYSQETVTDQQIASATAIRKLLLEQHSLEAVRSFVPASTFRILQQEWLAGHCPISWEPFTSALLHAIVTRSPAQLAGMHEITEGLEHRIKKTLPKLASTQFNDLLEALKTKRYTRTKLQRALLAILLGHHKADFTSEKLATGVEYIRVLGFTEKGKQILRRMRSTAKLPVLLSAARAPDSYRYLELDTQASSLYSLAVPGLESARMLFRDFTDKPITIE
- a CDS encoding DUF177 domain-containing protein, translated to MQFHIQETMSKGLKTTVDEELDVSDLFKGRQDVYRTGPLRVSLQVAGHESFIEVDGRLSIDFELACARCLDPVKDHTVIHFSEMFKLPTSDADRNDDMEEEESDFIEVDAERLDLRPYVEEALQLFMPFAPLCSNDCKGLCPTCGQNLNEHKCDCPTEKIDIRFEALKDLFKE
- the rpmF gene encoding 50S ribosomal protein L32, with protein sequence MAVPQRRTSKTRRDKRRTHFKLAVPGMVKCEQCGELKLAHHVCKVCGYYKTKEIISQ
- the fapR gene encoding transcription factor FapR, which gives rise to MPKRQRHQQLARYIDENPFITDRELTRLLKVSIQTIRLDRMELAIPELRERLKLMAERSYDSVRSLPLHEVIGDIVDLELDKSGISVFEIREEHVFSRTGIARGHHVFAQANSLAVAIIDDEIALTVTADIRFIRPVKLGEKCIAKAYVRSISGERSKAKVELFTYVGDEMVFQGNFVIFRSAGDTDTEGGDEHADRY
- the plsX gene encoding phosphate acyltransferase PlsX, whose translation is MRIAIDAMGGDNAPALIVQGALDAAAQWPDTELLLVGDTAVIETFMKGQKPANVTICHADEVIGPDDEPVKAVRRKKGASMVVAGQLVREKQADAMLSAGNTGALMATGLLVVGRMDGIERPALAPMMPTMDDVGILTLDLGANMDAKPEHLLQYAIMGSIYRSKVHGLEKPRVGLLNVGTEAMKGNEMSKAAFALLEQAPVHFIGNVEARDVLNRNCDVLVCDGFAGNIMLKAMEGAAGTIFTSLKEAFGETLLTKLAAAIMLPKLRTLKKRMDYKEHGGAPLLGLNGLVVKCHGSSDALAVKNAVRQARSAIQGQLIETIAAEINGK